The stretch of DNA TGGAATACGGGTTCCCTCGATGTGGGCTTTACCATGGCAAATTTTAGTGTCTGTAAGAATGCGTCTCATCGTTTTCTCCTAAAGTCTGTGAAGGGGCTTCGAGTTGAGCACCTTTCATATAAAATTAAACCTAACAAACTATACGGCAAACTACAAGTTGAAAAAGTGAGACTGGGGGGTCAGATCTTGATCAGTGCACTAAGGAGGGCCGTTGGGGGGTAACTTCATTAAGGAAATTTGATAATTTTTCCATGTTGGGTTATTATGTGATACAACTTGCTATTATGATTATAGTTTAGCCTGTTCGGGGGTGAGGATGCCAAAACTAAAAGAAATTGAAATAAATTATGACCAGGTGCGTGAATTGGTATATCAGCTGGAGTTTAATAAAAAAATGGCATTAATCAATTTTTGGGGACGGAAATCCTCGAAAAGTTGTAGAGTTGGGTCGTAGCGGGCACATATGGGTTTTCACTTCAGCAGAAATAGAAAAGGAGATATGGATCAGACTGGATGGAACCCTTGTTCTGCGAAATGGGAATCAAAGGTGAAGGCCGACGTTATGCCGAGGTAACGCATCATCTCGAAGCTGACACAATCAACAAGGCTAAGATTGCGCCTTGAGGCGGAAAGCAGTGCGGAAACGCCCAGGCGGTGGAATTCGGGAGTTGTGAATTCAACATGCACGATCGGCACCATGGCTGTTTGAAATGCTCTGACGGCATCGAAACCGATACGCCGCTGGATGAGGGCGAACGACTCCACCAACACATAGTTGCTGGTGATAAGGGCTGCGTCGTCTTCAAGTAATTTGACCAAAGTGGTCTTGGCTATGGGATGATTTCCATCATCAGCGTCCAGCAATGCAAAAAACGCGGATGTATCGACAAAGCATTTCATTGCTGGAACGCCTCGGCCAGATAATCATCGTGTTTTACGGATATATCGCTTTTTCCCGAGCCGAATTTTCCGACAACTTCAAGCGCTCTTTTGCGCTTTTCCGTGGCATTCAGCACTGACGGCGACTGGATAACGGTGTCGATGGCGCAGCGGATGACCTCGGCAACCGAAA from Candidatus Desulfatibia profunda encodes:
- a CDS encoding PIN domain-containing protein translates to MKCFVDTSAFFALLDADDGNHPIAKTTLVKLLEDDAALITSNYVLVESFALIQRRIGFDAVRAFQTAMVPIVHVEFTTPEFHRLGVSALLSASRRNLSLVDCVSFEMMRYLGITSAFTFDSHFAEQGFHPV
- a CDS encoding CopG family transcriptional regulator; this translates as MVRTQIQLSEDQVKAVKAVATARGVSVAEVIRCAIDTVIQSPSVLNATEKRKRALEVVGKFGSGKSDISVKHDDYLAEAFQQ